A DNA window from Micromonospora inyonensis contains the following coding sequences:
- a CDS encoding GNAT family N-acetyltransferase, with amino-acid sequence MGIVKSLPIPTLHTARLRLRPFNDADATALFALHSSAYVLRYWDAPPWTERVRAERFITACRQMAEEGTGTRLAVDGASDGGFIGWCSLTRWNPDYRSASLGYCYDDAAWGHGYATEAAHALLRWAFDTLDLNRVQAETDTRNVASARVLEKLGFVREGTLREDCIVNGEVSDSWVYGLLMREWRPSSEPVSAR; translated from the coding sequence GTGGGGATCGTTAAGTCCCTGCCCATCCCCACGCTACACACCGCTCGCCTGCGACTGCGTCCCTTCAACGACGCGGACGCGACCGCCCTCTTCGCGCTGCACAGCAGCGCCTACGTGCTGCGCTACTGGGACGCGCCGCCCTGGACCGAACGTGTGCGCGCCGAGCGGTTCATCACGGCTTGCCGGCAGATGGCGGAAGAAGGCACCGGGACGCGGCTGGCCGTGGACGGTGCTTCCGACGGGGGCTTCATCGGCTGGTGCAGTCTGACCCGGTGGAACCCCGACTACCGCAGCGCGTCGCTGGGCTACTGCTACGACGATGCAGCATGGGGCCACGGCTACGCGACGGAGGCCGCGCACGCCTTGCTGCGGTGGGCATTCGACACGCTGGACCTGAATCGAGTCCAGGCCGAGACCGATACGCGAAACGTGGCATCTGCCCGCGTCCTCGAGAAGCTCGGTTTCGTGCGTGAAGGGACGTTGCGGGAGGACTGCATCGTGAACGGCGAGGTCTCGGACTCGTGGGTGTACGGGCTGCTCATGCGGGAGTGGCGGCCGTCGTCCGAGCCGGTTTCCGCCCGCTGA
- a CDS encoding winged helix-turn-helix domain-containing protein, producing the protein MGITMPQAPLYEQVIADVTASIREGTLQPGDKLPSIAELREQYQSSAWPVRYALRILEERGWIITRQGKGSFVAASPPA; encoded by the coding sequence GTGGGCATCACCATGCCGCAGGCACCGCTTTACGAGCAGGTCATCGCCGACGTGACGGCCTCGATCCGCGAGGGCACGCTCCAACCTGGCGACAAGTTGCCGTCCATCGCCGAGTTGCGCGAGCAGTACCAGTCGAGCGCGTGGCCAGTCCGATACGCCCTCCGGATCTTGGAAGAGCGGGGCTGGATCATCACCCGGCAGGGCAAGGGGTCGTTCGTGGCAGCGAGCCCGCCCGCCTAG
- the uppS gene encoding polyprenyl diphosphate synthase yields the protein MSEQKPLGRLQGQSLDMPEHVAVILDGNRRWAQRHGLPAVEGYRRGAVQVSNLWDWCEELGIGYVTVWVLSLDNLRRSDEAVRALLEVITTGLRELADQRRWRIRPIGVLEALPDRTQDLLSGIEADTADIQGMVANVAIAYDGRQEIAQAARALMNEHSSGAVSPGRAVPGPIVDESELARHLYTAGQPDPDLVIRTSGEQRLSGFMPWQTAYAEYHFAPVCWPDFSRGDFDDALSVYAKRQRRSGL from the coding sequence ATGAGTGAGCAGAAACCGTTGGGCAGGCTGCAGGGTCAGAGTCTTGATATGCCGGAACATGTGGCCGTCATCCTCGACGGCAATCGGCGCTGGGCGCAGCGTCACGGGCTGCCCGCTGTCGAGGGGTACCGGCGGGGCGCGGTGCAAGTGAGTAACTTGTGGGACTGGTGCGAGGAGTTGGGCATCGGTTATGTGACCGTGTGGGTGTTGTCGTTGGACAATCTGCGCCGGTCCGATGAGGCGGTGCGGGCGCTTCTCGAGGTCATCACAACTGGGCTTCGGGAACTTGCCGATCAGCGGCGTTGGCGGATCCGACCCATCGGCGTACTGGAGGCCCTACCCGATCGCACCCAGGATCTGCTGTCTGGAATAGAGGCCGATACCGCTGACATTCAAGGCATGGTGGCGAATGTGGCAATCGCCTACGACGGACGCCAGGAGATCGCGCAGGCGGCCCGCGCCCTGATGAATGAGCACTCGTCCGGTGCCGTGTCGCCGGGGAGGGCCGTGCCCGGTCCGATCGTGGACGAATCGGAGCTGGCCCGGCACCTGTATACGGCCGGGCAGCCGGACCCCGATCTGGTCATACGCACATCGGGGGAGCAACGGCTGTCCGGCTTCATGCCCTGGCAGACGGCGTATGCGGAATACCACTTCGCACCCGTATGCTGGCCCGACTTCAGCCGAGGAGACTTCGACGACGCTCTGTCCGTCTATGCCAAACGCCAGCGCCGCAGCGGTCTGTGA
- a CDS encoding terpene synthase family protein, producing the protein MTGKEIEMPVPPSPDVFGRPFVVPELVTGIEPQFHPETADMERKIDAWTRPYLERMEFDEQTIAAFLARRQPWWLILIYPHGVPDRLVAMARLIQFMCAFDDLTDRLDAEEVSERTASLAKRLVSLSSSSSIPDLDPLTGMLADAWTSVTSDMTTGQKARLTAALKEFVEAELRGIEMADAGDIFRFEDYRRFRRFNVGTPVYVRVADFVLGLSFPEEFFTDPDVVEALALVSEHTAFVNDLVSFGKEIACGHWQTNALAVWHVAEGLDLQASVDQLAAHLRKLQQELALRSNRIREGRWAGLEGLESYLTELSLMLPGDVLFEFATSRYRGDGFIWDGITSGIATYHRSHFDITSPAPSGMPW; encoded by the coding sequence GTGACCGGCAAGGAGATTGAAATGCCCGTTCCGCCCAGCCCCGATGTCTTCGGACGCCCTTTCGTCGTACCGGAACTAGTTACCGGGATCGAGCCGCAGTTCCACCCCGAAACCGCCGACATGGAGCGGAAGATCGACGCGTGGACTCGCCCTTATCTGGAACGAATGGAATTCGATGAGCAGACGATCGCCGCATTTCTCGCGCGACGCCAGCCCTGGTGGCTGATCCTCATATATCCTCACGGCGTTCCCGACCGTTTGGTCGCCATGGCCAGGCTCATCCAGTTCATGTGTGCCTTCGACGACCTGACCGACCGGTTGGACGCCGAGGAGGTGTCGGAGCGCACCGCCAGCCTCGCAAAGCGGTTGGTCTCCCTCTCGTCCAGCTCGTCAATCCCGGACCTGGACCCCCTTACCGGGATGCTGGCCGATGCGTGGACGTCCGTCACCTCGGACATGACCACAGGGCAGAAGGCCCGGCTCACAGCCGCCCTGAAGGAGTTCGTCGAAGCCGAACTGCGGGGCATCGAAATGGCAGACGCGGGCGACATCTTTCGGTTCGAAGACTACCGACGCTTCAGGCGGTTCAATGTCGGCACGCCGGTCTATGTGAGAGTGGCGGATTTCGTTCTCGGGTTGTCGTTCCCGGAGGAGTTCTTCACGGACCCTGACGTCGTTGAAGCGCTGGCGCTCGTCTCGGAGCACACCGCGTTCGTCAATGACCTGGTCTCCTTCGGCAAGGAGATTGCCTGCGGCCACTGGCAGACCAACGCGCTGGCCGTGTGGCACGTGGCCGAAGGACTCGACCTCCAAGCGTCCGTGGACCAGCTTGCCGCACATCTGCGCAAGCTCCAACAGGAGTTGGCACTACGCTCGAACCGCATCCGCGAGGGGCGGTGGGCGGGCCTCGAAGGGCTGGAGAGTTACCTCACCGAACTCAGCCTGATGCTCCCCGGCGACGTCCTCTTCGAGTTCGCCACATCCCGCTACCGGGGAGACGGCTTCATCTGGGACGGAATCACCTCCGGCATCGCGACCTACCATCGCAGCCACTTCGACATCACAAGCCCCGCGCCGAGCGGGATGCCTTGGTAG
- a CDS encoding RNA-guided endonuclease InsQ/TnpB family protein, which translates to MDETVRYTCRLRPGRIAQAALLDEWGRCRWLWNEAVHQQKTGRKPTFGRLSKLLAEARSRHAWLREGSQVAQQQTLRTYGAALAHSFTVKGRGRPKVKRLKDSLPTLEYTTRGFRIKDGRLCLPGTVTVAVVWSRELPSEPTSVRVYQDTLGHWYASFVVRREITTAPESDSPGIGVDWGIKTTAATTDPAFDLPHLGHRRRCAAEMAKAQRTMARRRRPKGHAPSKGYQTAKRQAARVATKAARQNTHDARVWAKNVTDHHALIAVEDFKPTFLARTTMARKAADAAIGACKKELIERGTRAGRKVVLVPPAYTTMTCSECGERANLRLGLGIRTFECAACGYTACRDRNAARTILATAERDRASADDVRHLIASFRDGGSAAVRAGNPGPGPGGKSPGFIRGDR; encoded by the coding sequence GTGGACGAGACAGTGCGTTACACCTGTCGCCTGCGGCCCGGCCGTATCGCGCAGGCCGCACTGCTCGACGAGTGGGGCCGGTGCCGGTGGTTGTGGAACGAAGCTGTGCACCAGCAGAAGACCGGCCGCAAGCCGACGTTCGGGAGGCTGTCGAAACTGCTGGCCGAGGCCCGCAGCCGTCATGCCTGGCTGCGCGAGGGATCGCAGGTCGCACAGCAGCAGACACTGCGCACCTATGGTGCCGCCCTGGCCCACTCGTTCACGGTCAAGGGCCGGGGCCGACCGAAGGTCAAGCGGCTCAAGGACTCGCTGCCGACCCTGGAGTACACCACCCGCGGCTTCCGGATCAAAGACGGCCGGCTGTGCCTGCCGGGCACGGTGACCGTTGCGGTCGTCTGGTCGCGGGAACTGCCGTCCGAGCCGACCAGCGTGCGCGTCTACCAAGACACCCTCGGCCACTGGTACGCCTCGTTCGTGGTCCGCCGTGAGATCACCACCGCACCCGAGTCGGACTCGCCGGGTATCGGCGTCGACTGGGGTATCAAGACCACCGCCGCCACGACCGACCCGGCGTTCGACCTGCCGCACCTCGGCCATCGCCGCCGGTGCGCCGCCGAGATGGCCAAGGCCCAGCGCACGATGGCCCGCCGCCGTCGTCCCAAGGGACACGCCCCGTCGAAGGGCTACCAGACCGCGAAGCGGCAGGCCGCCCGGGTCGCGACAAAGGCCGCCCGACAGAACACCCACGACGCCCGCGTCTGGGCCAAGAACGTCACTGACCACCACGCGCTGATCGCGGTCGAGGACTTCAAGCCGACATTCCTCGCCCGCACCACGATGGCCCGCAAAGCGGCCGACGCGGCGATCGGCGCATGTAAGAAAGAACTGATCGAGCGTGGTACGCGGGCGGGCCGCAAGGTGGTGCTGGTACCGCCCGCCTACACCACGATGACCTGCTCCGAGTGCGGCGAGAGAGCCAATCTTCGCCTCGGACTGGGTATCCGTACCTTCGAGTGCGCGGCATGCGGCTATACCGCATGCCGCGACCGAAACGCCGCGAGGACGATCCTCGCCACGGCCGAACGCGACCGTGCCAGTGCCGACGACGTAAGACATCTGATCGCCTCCTTCCGGGACGGTGGATCAGCTGCGGTCCGAGCTGGGAACCCAGGGCCTGGCCCCGGAGGAAAATCCCCCGGATTCATTCGTGGGGATCGTTAA
- a CDS encoding helix-turn-helix domain-containing protein — MNELPVGRRVAQWRVRRNMTQQQFADRLGRSKSWVDKIERGVRRLERVSSLREVADALRIDLGLLLADQPSRPDPAAAGVEGVRTALSRYHVEPSTGPVDVAELRARLGHAEQSYRHARYPQLLALLPGLLDAARAARAARPDRSTAALLVSGYGLTALALVKVDQGELAWLAADRGMALALATGAPQVAAAATVPLAQVLRHGDRRRPAMETAVVAVHRLRSARSGAAADPSLLGTLLLQAALAAAGRGLDRDARQLLDRAAEIAGDVGAGDGGFGRAAVEAARVVAETALGDVTAATVRHERLTAGGEWRRLPTEHRAAYLLDVARAYVLAGDLRRAGRVLLEAERTARSEVHDRPAVRDLVAVVARSADAPTDLARLAAALYVT, encoded by the coding sequence GTGAACGAGCTACCGGTGGGCCGCCGGGTCGCCCAGTGGCGGGTACGGCGGAACATGACCCAGCAGCAGTTCGCCGACCGCCTCGGCAGGTCGAAGAGCTGGGTGGACAAGATCGAACGCGGGGTGCGTCGGCTGGAACGGGTGTCCAGCCTCCGGGAGGTCGCCGACGCGCTCCGGATCGACCTGGGACTGCTGCTGGCCGACCAGCCCAGCCGACCGGACCCCGCCGCCGCAGGTGTGGAGGGGGTACGGACCGCCCTGTCGCGGTACCACGTCGAGCCTTCGACCGGGCCGGTCGACGTCGCCGAGTTGCGGGCCCGGCTGGGCCACGCGGAGCAGAGCTACCGGCACGCCCGGTACCCCCAACTGCTCGCCCTGCTGCCCGGCCTGCTCGACGCCGCCCGTGCGGCGCGGGCCGCCCGCCCCGACCGGTCGACCGCCGCGCTGCTGGTCTCCGGGTACGGGCTCACCGCCCTGGCGCTGGTCAAAGTCGACCAGGGGGAGCTGGCCTGGCTGGCCGCCGACCGGGGAATGGCGCTCGCCCTGGCCACGGGTGCCCCGCAGGTCGCCGCCGCTGCCACGGTGCCCCTGGCGCAGGTCCTGCGGCACGGTGACCGCCGACGCCCGGCGATGGAGACGGCCGTCGTCGCCGTACATCGGCTGAGGTCGGCGCGGTCCGGTGCCGCCGCAGATCCGTCCCTGCTCGGGACGCTGCTGCTCCAGGCCGCCCTCGCCGCCGCCGGCCGAGGGCTGGACCGTGACGCGCGGCAGTTGCTCGACCGGGCTGCGGAGATCGCCGGGGACGTCGGGGCCGGTGACGGCGGGTTCGGTCGGGCGGCGGTCGAGGCCGCGCGGGTGGTGGCCGAGACGGCCCTCGGGGACGTCACGGCGGCGACGGTACGACACGAGCGGCTGACGGCCGGCGGCGAGTGGCGGCGGCTGCCGACCGAGCACCGGGCCGCCTACCTCCTCGACGTGGCCCGCGCGTACGTGCTGGCCGGCGACCTGCGGCGGGCGGGCCGGGTGCTGCTGGAGGCGGAACGCACCGCCCGCAGCGAGGTGCACGACCGGCCAGCGGTACGGGACCTGGTCGCCGTCGTGGCACGGTCCGCTGACGCCCCGACTGACCTGGCCCGCCTCGCCGCCGCCCTCTACGTCACCTGA
- a CDS encoding cytochrome P450, protein MVAMTRESDRAVIRSGSSIPDAPGAYPLVGHAPYLARNPPPWLAACRQAGSIVRVRLGPRPAYLVCAPELVHRMLVIDVEAFDKGGPILDNARPFVGNGLVTSAHAEHRRQRRIMQSAFGPGLIDGYASVFQQESDAMISSWAAGKEIDFLAEAHALVARTLARTLLPEAELPESSWLADKIADFQAGLLIRTALPHPWIRRLPLPANRRFEQARSQLQSSARRAIAAARTRPTAGSLVDNLMAARDTDGDALTDQELVDQIITLLLGGTEPTACTLAWAVHLLTQHPDIQRRLQDEMDSVLNGRTVGPEDFRKLRLTRNVLQETLRLYPIVWMMTRVNTREVTLGDHRFPAGTDFLFSAYQLQHDPAHFPQPERFDPDRWDTPVSASTRQAHIPFGQGRRKCIGDTFGMAEATIALSTILTRWHLRPAPNSRVRKRFRSDLSPTELRIIPHPRHSRT, encoded by the coding sequence ATGGTTGCCATGACGCGCGAATCCGACCGCGCAGTGATCCGCTCGGGCTCTTCCATACCCGACGCTCCGGGGGCATACCCCCTGGTGGGGCATGCGCCCTACCTGGCGAGGAATCCGCCGCCCTGGCTGGCTGCCTGCCGGCAGGCCGGCTCCATCGTGCGAGTTCGCCTCGGCCCACGACCCGCTTACCTCGTCTGTGCCCCCGAACTGGTGCACCGCATGCTGGTGATTGATGTCGAGGCATTCGACAAGGGCGGCCCCATCCTGGACAACGCGCGGCCGTTCGTGGGCAACGGGCTGGTGACCTCGGCACACGCGGAGCACCGAAGGCAGCGGAGAATCATGCAGTCGGCCTTCGGTCCCGGCCTCATCGACGGTTACGCCTCTGTGTTCCAGCAGGAAAGCGACGCCATGATCTCGTCCTGGGCAGCTGGAAAAGAGATCGACTTTCTTGCCGAGGCCCACGCATTGGTCGCGCGGACACTCGCGCGGACCCTGCTGCCCGAAGCCGAGCTGCCCGAGTCCAGCTGGCTCGCGGACAAGATCGCTGATTTCCAGGCCGGACTGCTGATCCGCACCGCCCTGCCTCATCCCTGGATCCGCCGGCTCCCGCTCCCCGCCAACCGGCGCTTCGAGCAGGCCCGAAGCCAACTACAGTCCTCGGCACGCCGGGCCATCGCAGCGGCTCGCACCCGGCCGACCGCGGGAAGCCTGGTGGACAACCTCATGGCAGCCCGCGATACCGACGGGGACGCCCTCACCGACCAAGAGCTGGTCGACCAGATCATCACCCTCCTCCTCGGCGGAACGGAACCCACGGCCTGCACCCTCGCCTGGGCCGTACACCTCCTCACCCAGCACCCCGACATCCAACGACGCCTTCAGGACGAAATGGACAGCGTCCTGAACGGGCGCACGGTCGGCCCGGAGGACTTCAGAAAGCTCCGGCTGACCCGCAACGTGCTACAGGAGACCCTGCGGTTGTACCCCATCGTCTGGATGATGACCCGGGTCAACACACGAGAGGTCACCCTCGGCGACCACCGCTTCCCCGCCGGGACCGATTTCCTCTTCAGCGCCTACCAGCTTCAACACGATCCCGCTCACTTTCCTCAACCCGAGCGGTTCGACCCTGACCGCTGGGACACACCCGTCAGCGCCTCCACACGGCAGGCGCACATACCCTTCGGCCAAGGGCGCCGGAAGTGCATCGGCGACACCTTCGGTATGGCGGAAGCAACCATCGCTCTGAGTACGATTTTGACCCGGTGGCACCTCCGGCCGGCGCCCAACAGCCGTGTACGCAAACGCTTTCGCTCAGACCTGAGCCCCACCGAACTACGGATCATTCCACACCCCAGGCATTCCAGGACCTGA
- the glgA gene encoding glycogen synthase codes for MTDFAPLRVDLLTREYPPEVYGGAGVHVEYLARELRRLADVRVHCFGAPRTEPGVTAYAEPAELAGANAALRTMGVDLAMAAGCAGTDVVHSHTWYANLAGHTAKLLHGVPHVVTVHSLEPLRPWKAEQLGGGYALSSWCERTAIEAADAVIAVSAGMMRDVLAAYPAVDPAKVRVVHNGIDTAQYAPDHGTDVLARLGVDPSRPSVVYVGRITRQKGLPYLLRAARSLPADAQLVLLAGAPDTPEIAAEVEGLVDELRAKRSGVVWVAEMLPKHEVIQVLTHATVFVCPSVYEPMGIVNLEAMACETAVVATATGGIPEVVADGETGLLVPIEQATDGSGTPLDPDRFVADLAGAVNALLADPERVETFGRAGRRRAVEHFSWDAIAERTVEVYRSLLS; via the coding sequence ATGACCGACTTCGCGCCGCTTCGCGTCGACCTGCTCACCCGGGAGTACCCGCCGGAGGTGTACGGCGGGGCCGGGGTACACGTCGAGTATCTGGCCCGTGAGCTGCGCCGACTCGCCGACGTGCGGGTGCACTGCTTCGGCGCGCCGCGTACCGAACCCGGTGTCACCGCGTACGCCGAGCCGGCCGAGCTGGCCGGAGCGAACGCGGCGTTGCGCACCATGGGCGTCGACCTGGCGATGGCCGCCGGTTGCGCCGGCACCGACGTGGTGCACAGCCACACCTGGTACGCCAACCTCGCCGGGCACACCGCGAAGCTGCTGCACGGGGTGCCGCACGTGGTCACCGTGCACAGCCTGGAGCCGCTGCGCCCGTGGAAGGCCGAGCAGCTCGGCGGCGGGTACGCGCTCTCCTCGTGGTGCGAGCGGACCGCCATCGAGGCGGCCGACGCGGTGATCGCGGTGAGCGCCGGCATGATGCGCGACGTGCTGGCCGCGTACCCGGCGGTGGACCCGGCGAAGGTCCGGGTGGTGCACAACGGCATCGACACCGCGCAGTACGCCCCGGACCACGGCACCGACGTGCTGGCCCGGCTCGGCGTCGACCCGTCCCGCCCCAGCGTCGTCTACGTCGGGCGGATCACCCGGCAGAAGGGCCTGCCGTACCTGCTCCGGGCCGCCCGGTCGCTGCCGGCGGACGCGCAGCTCGTGCTACTGGCCGGCGCACCGGACACGCCGGAGATCGCCGCCGAGGTGGAGGGGCTCGTCGACGAGCTGCGGGCGAAGCGGTCCGGGGTGGTCTGGGTGGCCGAGATGCTGCCCAAGCACGAGGTTATCCAGGTGCTCACCCACGCCACCGTCTTCGTCTGCCCGTCCGTCTACGAGCCGATGGGCATCGTCAACCTGGAGGCGATGGCCTGCGAGACGGCGGTGGTGGCGACCGCCACCGGCGGCATCCCCGAGGTGGTCGCCGACGGCGAGACCGGGCTGCTCGTGCCGATCGAGCAGGCGACCGACGGCAGCGGCACCCCGCTGGACCCGGACCGGTTCGTGGCCGACCTGGCCGGGGCGGTCAACGCGCTGCTCGCCGACCCGGAGCGGGTGGAGACGTTCGGCCGCGCCGGTCGCCGCCGGGCGGTCGAGCACTTCTCCTGGGACGCCATCGCCGAACGCACCGTCGAGGTCTACCGCTCACTGCTGTCGTAG
- a CDS encoding cytochrome P450 has translation MSDRLKEVPYLPRKLPFLGHLPGLARDPFGFFDRAARHGPLVRIGLGPKTACVVNDPALLRHMLISGRGDFDKGGGVVEAFIKLWGGNGGLAACPNEAHRVARPLMQPAFHPSRIPDYNRQMVHNATEIVGRWRPGQVVDIDREMTCLTTKTLTNSLFTDPVSVRCVDQFQHDLPVISSGLLARTILPAYGRLPLPANRRYREAQARTRSAIDSMIRHRRDDPGDYEDLFSLLLVRGPDGTVALSDEEVQGHIWSFMIGGIDTTAALLAWTLSLLVRHPHWYTRVEKEIDTVLDGAPPSHADLARLPQLQRVLTETLRLYPPGWVVSRVTRARTALGGYRIPEGAELYFSIRTLLRDPTIYADPDRFDPDRWRQGNCTREQREAYLPFGAGVRKCIGDAFALAEAASTLAVLLQRWRVQPVAGSQATLKVGVVLHPKGLRLRVTPRTPTRPLPSATEDPVPARGQEGSAGTPHETGQGS, from the coding sequence ATGAGTGATCGGCTGAAGGAAGTTCCCTACCTGCCGAGAAAACTGCCGTTCCTGGGGCACCTGCCGGGACTGGCCCGCGACCCCTTCGGTTTCTTCGACAGAGCAGCTCGGCACGGCCCTCTGGTCCGCATCGGGCTCGGCCCCAAGACCGCCTGTGTAGTAAATGACCCCGCCCTGCTGCGGCACATGCTGATCTCCGGCCGCGGCGACTTCGACAAAGGGGGCGGGGTCGTCGAGGCGTTTATCAAGCTATGGGGCGGAAACGGCGGCCTCGCGGCGTGCCCGAACGAGGCGCACCGGGTCGCAAGGCCGCTGATGCAGCCCGCTTTCCACCCCAGCCGAATACCGGATTACAACCGGCAGATGGTGCACAACGCGACGGAAATTGTCGGGCGGTGGCGACCGGGTCAGGTAGTCGACATCGACCGGGAAATGACGTGCCTGACCACGAAGACGCTGACGAACTCACTGTTCACCGATCCCGTCTCGGTCCGGTGTGTCGATCAGTTCCAGCACGACCTGCCGGTCATCAGCAGCGGTCTCCTTGCCAGGACGATCCTGCCGGCCTATGGCCGACTGCCGCTGCCGGCCAATCGCCGATACCGCGAGGCGCAAGCGCGGACGCGCTCGGCCATCGACTCGATGATCCGCCACCGCCGCGATGATCCAGGTGACTACGAAGACCTGTTCAGCCTGCTTCTGGTACGTGGACCGGACGGCACCGTCGCGCTGAGCGACGAAGAGGTCCAGGGCCACATCTGGAGCTTCATGATCGGAGGCATCGACACCACGGCCGCGCTGCTGGCCTGGACCCTCAGCCTTCTGGTCCGCCATCCGCACTGGTACACACGGGTGGAGAAGGAGATCGACACGGTGCTCGACGGAGCACCGCCCTCCCATGCCGACCTGGCACGACTGCCCCAGCTACAGCGTGTCCTGACCGAGACACTGCGTCTGTACCCACCGGGTTGGGTGGTCAGCCGGGTGACCCGCGCGCGGACCGCGTTGGGCGGCTACCGGATACCCGAGGGCGCGGAACTCTACTTCAGCATTCGTACGTTGCTCCGTGATCCGACGATCTACGCCGATCCTGACCGGTTCGATCCCGACCGTTGGCGGCAAGGGAACTGCACACGCGAACAGCGCGAGGCGTACCTCCCCTTCGGAGCCGGAGTCCGCAAGTGCATCGGTGACGCCTTTGCCCTGGCCGAGGCCGCCTCGACCCTGGCCGTGCTCTTGCAGCGCTGGCGGGTTCAGCCGGTGGCCGGATCACAGGCCACGCTGAAGGTCGGCGTGGTGCTACATCCCAAGGGGCTGCGCCTGCGTGTCACCCCGAGAACGCCGACCCGTCCCCTCCCCTCCGCGACGGAGGATCCCGTGCCCGCACGGGGGCAGGAGGGATCGGCCGGCACCCCGCATGAGACCGGCCAAGGCTCGTGA
- a CDS encoding SAM-dependent methyltransferase codes for MTGKHTSTRPAGHATTPTIHKDPVQPHDQIRLRGIDPRPDNAGGAKDVYKNTKYPATHRSREQIERFFDGVHLVDSGLVCVSDWRPDTETDISPEEVWILGGVGRKPTADQPH; via the coding sequence ATGACCGGCAAGCACACCAGCACCCGACCTGCCGGTCACGCCACCACGCCGACCATCCACAAAGACCCAGTCCAACCCCATGATCAAATTAGGCTACGTGGCATTGACCCCAGACCGGACAACGCCGGTGGCGCCAAAGATGTCTACAAGAACACCAAGTATCCGGCCACCCACCGTTCGCGCGAGCAGATCGAACGCTTCTTCGACGGCGTGCACCTCGTCGACTCCGGCCTGGTGTGCGTTTCCGACTGGCGGCCCGACACCGAAACCGACATCAGTCCGGAGGAGGTCTGGATCCTCGGCGGCGTAGGCCGGAAACCGACTGCGGATCAACCTCACTGA
- the tnpA gene encoding IS200/IS605 family transposase has product MDEVRSNNNVVYRCHYHVVWCPKYRRKVIDGTVDERLKEIIREVCAERNAPIEAIETMPDHVHLLVVVDPQYGIHRLVKQIKGRSSRLLRQEFPHLKSRMPTLWTNSYFVATTGGATSEVVKRYVENQRNV; this is encoded by the coding sequence GTGGACGAGGTCAGGTCGAACAACAACGTCGTGTACCGCTGCCACTACCACGTCGTCTGGTGCCCGAAGTACCGGCGCAAGGTCATCGACGGCACGGTGGACGAGCGGCTCAAAGAGATCATCCGTGAGGTTTGCGCCGAGCGGAACGCACCGATCGAGGCGATCGAGACGATGCCCGACCACGTGCACCTGCTCGTGGTCGTGGACCCGCAGTACGGCATCCACCGCCTGGTCAAGCAGATCAAGGGTCGATCCTCCCGTCTGCTGCGCCAGGAGTTCCCGCACCTCAAGTCCCGGATGCCGACCCTGTGGACCAACTCGTACTTCGTCGCCACGACCGGCGGCGCCACTTCGGAGGTGGTCAAGAGGTATGTCGAGAACCAGCGCAACGTGTGA